A window of Deferrivibrio essentukiensis genomic DNA:
AATAGAGTAATGGCACTGGATTTTGGGGAAAAAATTTGTGAAGGATTGCCTGAAGATGTAGCCAAAGATAAAAGGGTTATTTCTGCATATCTTGGAGAGGAAAAATGGATATAGTTTTAAAGCCGCTCCCTTCTTATCTTTTAGATAATTATGTTAAAAACCCGACTGGAGTAGCTTTTAGAGAAAAAGACTATGGTATTTGGAATGAATATACGTGGCAAGATTATTTGGGGCTTATTTCTAAAGTCGCCTATTATTTCCAAGAGTGCGGGCTTAAAAATGGTGATACGGTTGCAATTGTAGGTGATAACAAACC
This region includes:
- a CDS encoding AMP-binding protein, whose translation is MDIVLKPLPSYLLDNYVKNPTGVAFREKDYGIWNEYTWQDYLGLISKVAYYFQECGLKNGDTVAIVGDNKPEWVISEIASQLLRAYPVGIYQDSIVSEVEYILKKTNAKIVVAEDQEQVDKILEIIDNVPSILKIIY